One segment of Thermodesulfobacteriota bacterium DNA contains the following:
- a CDS encoding lysophospholipid acyltransferase family protein, which produces MALEHGSLGHRLARTLVPPLFWGLARGLDVTCRWQEDRLPAMATTANGRPFIAAFWHYSLLPILMQARRRHRWVAMVSASADGEFAARILQRIGCAVVRGSGGRDKGGVAALKAMVGQMADGRSAAIVADGSKGPARQVQAGVIVLASHTGLPILPVAAAASRFTTLGSWDRTLLPAPFSTIALVAGEPLSVPGHLDATGREHYRQDLEARLNGAYQEAWARFGRQGHSPDG; this is translated from the coding sequence ATGGCTCTAGAGCACGGCAGCCTCGGCCATCGCCTGGCCCGGACCCTGGTGCCGCCCCTCTTCTGGGGCCTGGCCCGGGGCCTCGATGTCACCTGCCGCTGGCAGGAGGATCGGTTGCCGGCCATGGCCACCACAGCCAACGGGCGGCCCTTCATCGCCGCCTTCTGGCACTACAGCCTCCTGCCCATCCTCATGCAGGCCCGCCGCCGCCACCGCTGGGTGGCCATGGTCAGCGCCAGCGCCGACGGCGAGTTTGCGGCCCGGATCCTGCAAAGGATCGGCTGTGCTGTGGTGCGGGGCTCCGGCGGCCGGGACAAGGGTGGGGTGGCAGCCCTCAAGGCCATGGTCGGGCAGATGGCGGATGGCCGCTCGGCGGCCATCGTTGCCGATGGCTCCAAAGGCCCGGCCCGCCAAGTCCAGGCTGGGGTGATCGTCCTGGCCAGCCACACCGGTCTGCCGATCCTGCCGGTGGCCGCAGCCGCCTCCCGCTTCACCACCCTGGGCAGCTGGGACCGGACCCTGCTCCCGGCGCCCTTTTCCACCATCGCCCTGGTGGCCGGCGAGCCCCTGTCCGTGCCCGGGCATCTCGACGCCACCGGCCGGGAGCACTACCGCCAGGACCTGGAGGCCCGGCTGAACGGCGCCTACCAGGAGGCCTGGGCCCGCTTCGGCCGCCAGGGGCACAGCCCGGACGGCTGA